A genome region from Mercenaria mercenaria strain notata chromosome 11, MADL_Memer_1, whole genome shotgun sequence includes the following:
- the LOC123531455 gene encoding short-chain dehydrogenase/reductase family 9C member 7-like, translating to MIVETLVLLIILFLTVRWFLRGLKVRYYGNKHVFITGCDTGFGNLLAKRLDTLGFRVYAGCLTAKGMDDLKATCSKYLTTVEIDVSKETSIQKARHDVERKLPKGKGLWAIVNNAGVPGSIGPIEWLPASEFRRTIEINLFGVIFVTKEFLPLVRREKSGRIVNMSSICGRLAVATGPYVASEFGVEGFSDQLRYELYRSGISVHIIEPGYFRTGIVDEEAIRTDLHATFEQAPREVQKYYGEIYRDETVEKNSKLLTTIMSPKINKVVEAYEHAVTSRFPKTRYVIGWDAQIPFRILWNLPEWMTGFIVSRTMSTPEGAKI from the exons ATGATCGTCGAAACTCTAGTCTTACTTATTATACTGTTTCTAACTGTACGCTGGTTTCTGCGAGGGCTGAAAGTCCGTTACTATGgaaacaaacatgttttcattACCGGATGTGATACTGGATTCGGAAATTTATTAGCCAAACGCTTGGACACTCTTGGTTTCCGTGTATATGCTGGTTGTTTAACTGCGAAAGGAATGGATGACCTAAAGGCTACATGCTCGAAGTATTTGACTACAGTTGAAATAGATGTTTCCAAGGAAACAAGCATACAAAAGGCAAGGCATGACGTCGAGCGAAAACTACCAAAAGGAAAAG GTTTATGGGCAATTGTAAATAACGCTGGTGTACCGGGATCCATAGGTCCAATCGAATGGTTGCCGGCGTCGGAATTCCGAAGGACCATCGAGATCAACCTATTTGGAGTTATATTTGTTACTAAGGAGTTTCTACCATTAGTAAGAAGAGAGAAAAGTGGTCGTATCGTGAATATGTCCAGCATCTGTGGCCGATTGGCTGTCGCAACTGGACCTTACGTAGCATCAGAATTTGGAGTTGAAGGGTTTTCGGACCAGTTGAG ATATGAATTGTATCGATCTGGAATAAGTGTACATATAATCGAGCCAGGTTATTTCCGCACGGGTATCGTAGACGAAGAAGCAATTCGTACAGATCTACATGCCACGTTTGAGCAGGCTCCGAGAGAAGTTCAGAAATATTATGGCGAAATTTACAGGGATGAGA CGGTTGAGAAAAATTCTAAGCTCCTAACCACTATTATGTCACCAAAGATAAACAAAGTTGTAGAGGCGTATGAACATGCAGTTACTTCAAGATTTCCTAAAACAAG ATATGTGATCGGATGGGACGCACAGATACCATTTCGCATATTATGGAATCTTCCAGAGTGGATGACAGGTTTTATTGTGTCTAGAACAATGTCTACTCCGGAAGGAGCGAAAATTTGA
- the LOC123531453 gene encoding signal peptide peptidase-like 2B, translated as MESKKLSLHILILLTSFMIQVEYTVSDNGVMYSKISGEANWDKHFCISYNPLFHELPTKEDQALPYSIVDLSSKYGCNASDYNTTSVSDLEKSIVLVARGNCTFSQKALIAQTAGAVAVVVASKSLLTPGASNETTDYKNINITVATALWKNVDDIKQKDLKQVAILFAPGFESKFDPNLALIFLIAVSNIVIGGFWAGKTKHAKYQKLKYKHKRERPSTEERRGSGSDESVSSDDEEEETVDVSMIIIIVFFVLVCAFIVLLYFFYDYLVYVVIVLFCLAGAMGLYYCFIHTWHKICPIKARLPQNRVPLLKSRPHYRDLALLAVCFGISIFWGVERHAPYAWVIQDILGYAFCLNVMKSVGVPNMKVCTVMLVLLFLYDIFFVFITPLFTKSGDSIMVKVATGGGSKTQEQLPMVFKVPRLTQDAISACPLPYSLLGFGDIIIPGLLVSHNHAFDLRVNSKRLYYIATCVGYTVGLIITFCALALMETGQPALLYLVPCTLVTTYVIGCIRGEVKMLWNGLKDSDSDQGSKTENVTNVDSNNGGLESVVTSSGISNNATMRSNSGNHSPASMSSTDSENRELLRK; from the exons ATGGAGTCCAAAAAACTGTCATTACATATATTAATACTGTTAACTTCTTTCATGATACAG GTGGAATATACAGTATCCGACAATGGTGTAATGTACAGCAAAATATCCGGAGAGGCAAACTGGGACAAACACTTTTGTATCAGCTATAATCCACTGTTCCATGAGCTTCCAACAAAAGAAGACCAGGCTCTGCCCTACAGTATAGTTGATCTGTCATCGAAATATGGCTGCAATGCTTCTGACTATAATACAACTAGTGTGTCCGACTTGGAGAAAAGCATTGTGCTTGTTGCTAGGGGAAATTGTACTTTTTCACAAAAAGCATTAATAGCTCAGACAGCTGGTGCTGTGGCAGTTGTGGTTGCGAGTAAAAGCCTGCTTACACCTGGAGCTTCTAATGAAACCACGGATTACAAGAATATCAATATTACAGTTGCAACTGCCCTTTGGAAGAATGTCGACGATATAAAACAGAAAGATTTGAAACAAGTAGCAATTTTATTTGCACCAGGTTTTGAATCCAAGTTTGATCCAAATCTGGCACTTATATTTCTCATAGCTGTTAGTAATATTGTGATAGGTGGGTTCTGGGCAGGAAAAACCAAACATGCAAAGTACCAGAAACTGAAATATAAGCATAAAAGAGAGCGACCATCTACAGAAGAAAGAAGGGGTAGCGGTAGCGATGAATCTGTCAGTTCTGATGACGAGGAAGAAGAAACAGTTGATGTGTCtatgattataattattgttttctttgttcttGTTTGTGCTTTTAtagtgctgttatattttttcTACGATTACTTGGTTTATGTTGTCATAGTTCTGTTTTGTTTGGCAGGTGCCATGGGCTTGTACTACTGTTTTATTCATACTTGGCACAAAATTTGTCCGATTAAGGCACGGCTTCCTCAGAATAGAGTACCACTACTTAAGAGCAGACCACATTATAGAGATTTAGCCTTGTTGGCTGTTTGTTTCGGAATTTCCATTTTCTGGGGAGTTGAGCGCCATGCTCCGTATGCTTGGGTCATTCAAGATATTTTAGGTTACGCTTTCTGTCTTAACGTGATGAAGTCGGTCGGTGTACCTAACATGAAAGTCTGCACTGTGATGTTGGTTCTCCTATTCCTATATGATATATTTTTCGTATTTATCACCCCACTATTTACTAAGAGTGGCGACAGTATCATGGTTAAAGTTGCAACAGGTGGCGGAAGCAAAACTCAAGAACAGCTGCCGATGGTGTTCAAAGTGCCTCGCCTGACACAGGATGCGATTAGCGCTTGCCCATTGCCTTATTCTCTATTAGGTTTCGGTGACATAATTATCCCTGGTCTTCTTGTCAGTCATAATCATGCTTTTGATTTGAGAGTTAACAGCAAGAGGTTGTATTATATCGCAACTTGTGTTGGCTATACTGTAGGCTTGATTATCACATTTTGTGCTTTAGCTCTCATGGAAACCGGCCAACCAGCTTTACTGTACCTTGTCCCTTGCACTCTTGTTACAACATATGTGATTGGCTGTATTAGAGGAGAAGTTAAAATGCTATGGAATGGTTTGAAAGATAGTGACTCAGATCAAGGTTCCAAAACAGAGAATGTTACGAATGTAGACAGCAATAACGGAGGGTTAGAATCAGTTGTCACATCATCGGGGATCAGTAATAACGCCACCATGAGGTCCAATAGTGGGAATCACTCTCCTGCTTCTATGAGTAGTACAGACAGTGAAAACAGAGAATTGTTGAGGAaatga